Proteins found in one Zea mays cultivar B73 chromosome 1, Zm-B73-REFERENCE-NAM-5.0, whole genome shotgun sequence genomic segment:
- the LOC100191395 gene encoding Aberrant root formation protein 4-like, whose translation MNAVEPSAAAIAEDPITPAASAAPYPGRLREALTALSEACESGNFNASETASFTISDILDTAAGVSGELDDGSDDSQDASRSGASEVLLREVLEFLSRPSSISNQMALDALSLVLPKPVAKLGARMGRCRDVAAAILKFFVTNCNPRDMLSILCEALDAPMELPNGLSSFVLLLDALAKVFTLIQRRHIEQVKVALPVVLKVMHATVSECVEEHGSAAVDLFNAAHGVGKAIQEMCISMFNKNKDLCAILGLYSLQNIALVSRSRQQDILSACGSVVFQSFRFLKTSGFTYRGLLTGSDVTAATVELSKEEDADFMEHFSFAMDGAALSVVWTLMHDDKDMSKYAGEELELAVKEVQGNHMEKWEAINMLKYVLSSIHYPWIIKSHSLNLMLILSGEDHVEEINNHVDFTCFAHRIFETLKAIESVMIAAPMALVRKKAFAALKKVISMVPSSQRFDILHGLVNNSTSPALTAILLDLVRQEVSRESRQADNDCIEDEGFRGNISSKLAKIYSDNRFKRTKICKIVSERDIAQGALGVADPIKTNRGANSVGK comes from the exons ATGAACGCCGTCGAACCCTCCGCCGCCGCCATCGCCGAAGACCCCATTACTCCGGCCGCCTCCGCAGCCCCGTACCCTGGCCGCCTCCGCGAAGCACTTACCGCCCTTTCCGAG GCTTGCGAGTCCGGCAACTTCAATGCTTCCGAAACCGCCTCCTTCACCATCTCCGACATTCTTGACACCGCAGCCGGCGTAAGTGGCGAGCTCGATGACGGGAGCGACGACAGCCAAGACGCGTCGAGGTCAGGGGCCTCCGAAGTGCTGCTTCGCGAGGTGCTCGAGTTCCTCTCTCGCCCGTCATCGATCTCGAACCAG ATGGCCCTTGACGCGCTCTCGCTTGTGCTTCCCAAACCCGTGGCGAAGCTAGGGGCTCGAATGGGGAGATGCCGGGATGTTGCCGCAGCTATCCTAAAGTTCTTCGTGACGAATTGCAATCCGAGGGACATGCTCTCCATCCTCTGTGAG GCATTAGATGCACCAATGGAGCTACCAAATGGCTTATCCAGTTTTGTTCTTCTACTCGATGCACTTGCTAAAG TGTTTACTTTAATTCAGAGGCGACATATCGAGCAAGTAAAGGTGGCACTGCCCGTTGTACTTAAAGTTATGCATGCTACTGTATCAGAATGTGTTGAGGAACATGGAAGTGCTGCTGTTGATCTTTTCAATGCAGCACATGGTGTTGGCAAGGCCATTCAAGAAATGTGCATATCAATG TTCAACAAAAACAAAGATCTCTGTGCAATTCTTGGTTTATACTCCCTTCAGAATATA GCTCTTGTATCACGAAGCAGACAGCAGGATATTCTCTCTGCTTGTGGTTCAGTTGTTTTTCAGAGTTTCAGATTTCTTAAAACTAGTGGATTCACCTATCGTGGCCTACTAACTGGCAGTGATGTCACAGCTGCAACGGTTGAACTTTCCAAAG AGGAAGATGCTGATTTTATGGAGCATTTTTCCTTTGCTATGGATGGTGCAGCACTTTCAG TTGTGTGGACACTTATGCATGATGATAAAGATATGTCAAAGTATGCTGGAGAAGAGTTGGAATTAGCAGTAAAGGAAGTTCAGGGCAACCATATGGAAAAATGGGAAGCAATTAACATGCTTAAATATGTCCTATCCTCAATTCATTACCCATGGATAATCAAATCCCACAGTTTAAACTTAATGCTGATTCTATCCGGTGAAGATCATGTTGAAGAGATCAATAATCATGTAGATTTCACATGCTTTGCTCATCGCATTTTTGAAACACTCAAG GCCATTGAAAGCGTTATGATTGCTGCCCCTATGGCATTGGTGCGGAAAAAAGCATTTGCTGCTTTGAAAAAG GTTATTTCAATGGTGCCATCATCCCAGAGATTTGACATCTTACATGGTCTTGTAAACAATAGTACATCTCCAGCTTTG ACTGCAATTCTCCTTGATCTAGTGAGGCAGGAAGTTTCGAGAGAGAGTCGCCAAGCTGACAATGATTGTATTGAAGACGAAGGATTTCGAG GTAATATCAGCTCTAAACTTGCTAAGATTTATTCTGATAATAGATTCAAGAG GACAAAGATCTGCAAAATTGTTTCGGAAAGAGACATTGCACAAGGTGCACTCGGAGTGGCTGACCCCATTAAGACCAATCGCGGAGCAAATTCAGTTGGAAAATGA
- the LOC100191395 gene encoding aberrant root formation protein 4-like isoform X2, translating into MNAVEPSAAAIAEDPITPAASAAPYPGRLREALTALSEACESGNFNASETASFTISDILDTAAGVSGELDDGSDDSQDASRSGASEVLLREVLEFLSRPSSISNQMALDALSLVLPKPVAKLGARMGRCRDVAAAILKFFVTNCNPRDMLSILCEALDAPMELPNGLSSFVLLLDALAKVFTLIQRRHIEQVKVALPVVLKVMHATVSECVEEHGSAAVDLFNAAHGVGKAIQEMCISMFNKNKDLCAILGLYSLQNIALVSRSRQQDILSACGSVVFQSFRFLKTSGFTYRGLLTGSDVTAATVELSKEEDADFMEHFSFAMDGAALSVVWTLMHDDKDMSKYAGEELELAVKEVQGNHMEKWEAINMLKYVLSSIHYPWIIKSHSLNLMLILSGEDHVEEINNHVDFTCFAHRIFETLKAIESVMIAAPMALVRKKAFAALKKVISMVPSSQRFDILHGLVNNSTSPALTAILLDLVRQEVSRESRQADNDCIEDEGFRGNGLPRWASHALELVELILRPPEGGPPCLPDHSEQDLRTGEVIGTGRRRRAAPRLYILDSFRLPSLATSPAHVISALNLLRFILIIDSRGQRSAKLFRKETLHKVHSEWLTPLRPIAEQIQLENEKDADEITKQIVCMLNLVQLVLYRCIELVEEKMKGC; encoded by the exons ATGAACGCCGTCGAACCCTCCGCCGCCGCCATCGCCGAAGACCCCATTACTCCGGCCGCCTCCGCAGCCCCGTACCCTGGCCGCCTCCGCGAAGCACTTACCGCCCTTTCCGAG GCTTGCGAGTCCGGCAACTTCAATGCTTCCGAAACCGCCTCCTTCACCATCTCCGACATTCTTGACACCGCAGCCGGCGTAAGTGGCGAGCTCGATGACGGGAGCGACGACAGCCAAGACGCGTCGAGGTCAGGGGCCTCCGAAGTGCTGCTTCGCGAGGTGCTCGAGTTCCTCTCTCGCCCGTCATCGATCTCGAACCAG ATGGCCCTTGACGCGCTCTCGCTTGTGCTTCCCAAACCCGTGGCGAAGCTAGGGGCTCGAATGGGGAGATGCCGGGATGTTGCCGCAGCTATCCTAAAGTTCTTCGTGACGAATTGCAATCCGAGGGACATGCTCTCCATCCTCTGTGAG GCATTAGATGCACCAATGGAGCTACCAAATGGCTTATCCAGTTTTGTTCTTCTACTCGATGCACTTGCTAAAG TGTTTACTTTAATTCAGAGGCGACATATCGAGCAAGTAAAGGTGGCACTGCCCGTTGTACTTAAAGTTATGCATGCTACTGTATCAGAATGTGTTGAGGAACATGGAAGTGCTGCTGTTGATCTTTTCAATGCAGCACATGGTGTTGGCAAGGCCATTCAAGAAATGTGCATATCAATG TTCAACAAAAACAAAGATCTCTGTGCAATTCTTGGTTTATACTCCCTTCAGAATATA GCTCTTGTATCACGAAGCAGACAGCAGGATATTCTCTCTGCTTGTGGTTCAGTTGTTTTTCAGAGTTTCAGATTTCTTAAAACTAGTGGATTCACCTATCGTGGCCTACTAACTGGCAGTGATGTCACAGCTGCAACGGTTGAACTTTCCAAAG AGGAAGATGCTGATTTTATGGAGCATTTTTCCTTTGCTATGGATGGTGCAGCACTTTCAG TTGTGTGGACACTTATGCATGATGATAAAGATATGTCAAAGTATGCTGGAGAAGAGTTGGAATTAGCAGTAAAGGAAGTTCAGGGCAACCATATGGAAAAATGGGAAGCAATTAACATGCTTAAATATGTCCTATCCTCAATTCATTACCCATGGATAATCAAATCCCACAGTTTAAACTTAATGCTGATTCTATCCGGTGAAGATCATGTTGAAGAGATCAATAATCATGTAGATTTCACATGCTTTGCTCATCGCATTTTTGAAACACTCAAG GCCATTGAAAGCGTTATGATTGCTGCCCCTATGGCATTGGTGCGGAAAAAAGCATTTGCTGCTTTGAAAAAG GTTATTTCAATGGTGCCATCATCCCAGAGATTTGACATCTTACATGGTCTTGTAAACAATAGTACATCTCCAGCTTTG ACTGCAATTCTCCTTGATCTAGTGAGGCAGGAAGTTTCGAGAGAGAGTCGCCAAGCTGACAATGATTGTATTGAAGACGAAGGATTTCGAGGTAATGGGTTACCGCGCTGGGCATCTCATGCACTTGAGTTAGTTGAGCTGATTTTGAGGCCTCCAGAAGGTGGTCCTCCTTGCCTTCCTGATCACAGTGAACAG GACCTTCGCACAGGGGAAGTGATTGGGACTGGCCGTCGCCGTAGAGCCGCTCCTCGCCTCTACATCTTGGACTCTTTCCGGCTTCCTTCCTTGGCTACATCTCCAGCGCAT GTAATATCAGCTCTAAACTTGCTAAGATTTATTCTGATAATAGATTCAAGAG GACAAAGATCTGCAAAATTGTTTCGGAAAGAGACATTGCACAAGGTGCACTCGGAGTGGCTGACCCCATTAAGACCAATCGCGGAGCAAATTCAGTTGGAAAATGAAAAGGATGCTGATGAGATTACAAAACAAATAGTGTGCATGTTAAATCTTGTTCAACTGGTGCTATACCGCTGCATCGAGTTGGTGGAGGAAAAGATGAAAGGCTGCTAA
- the LOC100191395 gene encoding aberrant root formation protein 4-like isoform X1, producing the protein MNAVEPSAAAIAEDPITPAASAAPYPGRLREALTALSEACESGNFNASETASFTISDILDTAAGVSGELDDGSDDSQDASRSGASEVLLREVLEFLSRPSSISNQMALDALSLVLPKPVAKLGARMGRCRDVAAAILKFFVTNCNPRDMLSILCEALDAPMELPNGLSSFVLLLDALAKVFTLIQRRHIEQVKVALPVVLKVMHATVSECVEEHGSAAVDLFNAAHGVGKAIQEMCISMFNKNKDLCAILGLYSLQNIALVSRSRQQDILSACGSVVFQSFRFLKTSGFTYRGLLTGSDVTAATVELSKEEDADFMEHFSFAMDGAALSVVWTLMHDDKDMSKYAGEELELAVKEVQGNHMEKWEAINMLKYVLSSIHYPWIIKSHSLNLMLILSGEDHVEEINNHVDFTCFAHRIFETLKAIESVMIAAPMALVRKKAFAALKKVISMVPSSQRFDILHGLVNNSTSPALTAILLDLVRQEVSRESRQADNDCIEDEGFRGNGLPRWASHALELVELILRPPEGGPPCLPDHSEQDHLLEAQLLLLPLRSLVLQSRPGYLIQEPPFMSHLISQSWLLLHLSQMVLQCRQLMDLRTGEVIGTGRRRRAAPRLYILDSFRLPSLATSPAHVISALNLLRFILIIDSRGQRSAKLFRKETLHKVHSEWLTPLRPIAEQIQLENEKDADEITKQIVCMLNLVQLVLYRCIELVEEKMKGC; encoded by the exons ATGAACGCCGTCGAACCCTCCGCCGCCGCCATCGCCGAAGACCCCATTACTCCGGCCGCCTCCGCAGCCCCGTACCCTGGCCGCCTCCGCGAAGCACTTACCGCCCTTTCCGAG GCTTGCGAGTCCGGCAACTTCAATGCTTCCGAAACCGCCTCCTTCACCATCTCCGACATTCTTGACACCGCAGCCGGCGTAAGTGGCGAGCTCGATGACGGGAGCGACGACAGCCAAGACGCGTCGAGGTCAGGGGCCTCCGAAGTGCTGCTTCGCGAGGTGCTCGAGTTCCTCTCTCGCCCGTCATCGATCTCGAACCAG ATGGCCCTTGACGCGCTCTCGCTTGTGCTTCCCAAACCCGTGGCGAAGCTAGGGGCTCGAATGGGGAGATGCCGGGATGTTGCCGCAGCTATCCTAAAGTTCTTCGTGACGAATTGCAATCCGAGGGACATGCTCTCCATCCTCTGTGAG GCATTAGATGCACCAATGGAGCTACCAAATGGCTTATCCAGTTTTGTTCTTCTACTCGATGCACTTGCTAAAG TGTTTACTTTAATTCAGAGGCGACATATCGAGCAAGTAAAGGTGGCACTGCCCGTTGTACTTAAAGTTATGCATGCTACTGTATCAGAATGTGTTGAGGAACATGGAAGTGCTGCTGTTGATCTTTTCAATGCAGCACATGGTGTTGGCAAGGCCATTCAAGAAATGTGCATATCAATG TTCAACAAAAACAAAGATCTCTGTGCAATTCTTGGTTTATACTCCCTTCAGAATATA GCTCTTGTATCACGAAGCAGACAGCAGGATATTCTCTCTGCTTGTGGTTCAGTTGTTTTTCAGAGTTTCAGATTTCTTAAAACTAGTGGATTCACCTATCGTGGCCTACTAACTGGCAGTGATGTCACAGCTGCAACGGTTGAACTTTCCAAAG AGGAAGATGCTGATTTTATGGAGCATTTTTCCTTTGCTATGGATGGTGCAGCACTTTCAG TTGTGTGGACACTTATGCATGATGATAAAGATATGTCAAAGTATGCTGGAGAAGAGTTGGAATTAGCAGTAAAGGAAGTTCAGGGCAACCATATGGAAAAATGGGAAGCAATTAACATGCTTAAATATGTCCTATCCTCAATTCATTACCCATGGATAATCAAATCCCACAGTTTAAACTTAATGCTGATTCTATCCGGTGAAGATCATGTTGAAGAGATCAATAATCATGTAGATTTCACATGCTTTGCTCATCGCATTTTTGAAACACTCAAG GCCATTGAAAGCGTTATGATTGCTGCCCCTATGGCATTGGTGCGGAAAAAAGCATTTGCTGCTTTGAAAAAG GTTATTTCAATGGTGCCATCATCCCAGAGATTTGACATCTTACATGGTCTTGTAAACAATAGTACATCTCCAGCTTTG ACTGCAATTCTCCTTGATCTAGTGAGGCAGGAAGTTTCGAGAGAGAGTCGCCAAGCTGACAATGATTGTATTGAAGACGAAGGATTTCGAGGTAATGGGTTACCGCGCTGGGCATCTCATGCACTTGAGTTAGTTGAGCTGATTTTGAGGCCTCCAGAAGGTGGTCCTCCTTGCCTTCCTGATCACAGTGAACAG GACCATCTACTAGAGGCTCAGTTGCTGTTGCTGCCACTTCGTTCGCTTGTACTTCAGAGTCGGCCTGGGTACTTGATTCAGGAGCCTCCTTTCATGTCACATCTGATCAGTCAAAGTTGGCTTCTACTACACCTGTCACAGATGGTGCTTCAGTGCAGACAGCTGATG GACCTTCGCACAGGGGAAGTGATTGGGACTGGCCGTCGCCGTAGAGCCGCTCCTCGCCTCTACATCTTGGACTCTTTCCGGCTTCCTTCCTTGGCTACATCTCCAGCGCAT GTAATATCAGCTCTAAACTTGCTAAGATTTATTCTGATAATAGATTCAAGAG GACAAAGATCTGCAAAATTGTTTCGGAAAGAGACATTGCACAAGGTGCACTCGGAGTGGCTGACCCCATTAAGACCAATCGCGGAGCAAATTCAGTTGGAAAATGAAAAGGATGCTGATGAGATTACAAAACAAATAGTGTGCATGTTAAATCTTGTTCAACTGGTGCTATACCGCTGCATCGAGTTGGTGGAGGAAAAGATGAAAGGCTGCTAA
- the LOC100191395 gene encoding aberrant root formation protein 4-like isoform X3, giving the protein MNAVEPSAAAIAEDPITPAASAAPYPGRLREALTALSEACESGNFNASETASFTISDILDTAAGVSGELDDGSDDSQDASRSGASEVLLREVLEFLSRPSSISNQMALDALSLVLPKPVAKLGARMGRCRDVAAAILKFFVTNCNPRDMLSILCEALDAPMELPNGLSSFVLLLDALAKVFTLIQRRHIEQVKVALPVVLKVMHATVSECVEEHGSAAVDLFNAAHGVGKAIQEMCISMFNKNKDLCAILGLYSLQNIALVSRSRQQDILSACGSVVFQSFRFLKTSGFTYRGLLTGSDVTAATVELSKEEDADFMEHFSFAMDGAALSVVWTLMHDDKDMSKYAGEELELAVKEVQGNHMEKWEAINMLKYVLSSIHYPWIIKSHSLNLMLILSGEDHVEEINNHVDFTCFAHRIFETLKAIESVMIAAPMALVRKKAFAALKKVISMVPSSQRFDILHGLVNNSTSPALTAILLDLVRQEVSRESRQADNDCIEDEGFRGNGLPRWASHALELVELILRPPEGGPPCLPDHSEQVISALNLLRFILIIDSRGQRSAKLFRKETLHKVHSEWLTPLRPIAEQIQLENEKDADEITKQIVCMLNLVQLVLYRCIELVEEKMKGC; this is encoded by the exons ATGAACGCCGTCGAACCCTCCGCCGCCGCCATCGCCGAAGACCCCATTACTCCGGCCGCCTCCGCAGCCCCGTACCCTGGCCGCCTCCGCGAAGCACTTACCGCCCTTTCCGAG GCTTGCGAGTCCGGCAACTTCAATGCTTCCGAAACCGCCTCCTTCACCATCTCCGACATTCTTGACACCGCAGCCGGCGTAAGTGGCGAGCTCGATGACGGGAGCGACGACAGCCAAGACGCGTCGAGGTCAGGGGCCTCCGAAGTGCTGCTTCGCGAGGTGCTCGAGTTCCTCTCTCGCCCGTCATCGATCTCGAACCAG ATGGCCCTTGACGCGCTCTCGCTTGTGCTTCCCAAACCCGTGGCGAAGCTAGGGGCTCGAATGGGGAGATGCCGGGATGTTGCCGCAGCTATCCTAAAGTTCTTCGTGACGAATTGCAATCCGAGGGACATGCTCTCCATCCTCTGTGAG GCATTAGATGCACCAATGGAGCTACCAAATGGCTTATCCAGTTTTGTTCTTCTACTCGATGCACTTGCTAAAG TGTTTACTTTAATTCAGAGGCGACATATCGAGCAAGTAAAGGTGGCACTGCCCGTTGTACTTAAAGTTATGCATGCTACTGTATCAGAATGTGTTGAGGAACATGGAAGTGCTGCTGTTGATCTTTTCAATGCAGCACATGGTGTTGGCAAGGCCATTCAAGAAATGTGCATATCAATG TTCAACAAAAACAAAGATCTCTGTGCAATTCTTGGTTTATACTCCCTTCAGAATATA GCTCTTGTATCACGAAGCAGACAGCAGGATATTCTCTCTGCTTGTGGTTCAGTTGTTTTTCAGAGTTTCAGATTTCTTAAAACTAGTGGATTCACCTATCGTGGCCTACTAACTGGCAGTGATGTCACAGCTGCAACGGTTGAACTTTCCAAAG AGGAAGATGCTGATTTTATGGAGCATTTTTCCTTTGCTATGGATGGTGCAGCACTTTCAG TTGTGTGGACACTTATGCATGATGATAAAGATATGTCAAAGTATGCTGGAGAAGAGTTGGAATTAGCAGTAAAGGAAGTTCAGGGCAACCATATGGAAAAATGGGAAGCAATTAACATGCTTAAATATGTCCTATCCTCAATTCATTACCCATGGATAATCAAATCCCACAGTTTAAACTTAATGCTGATTCTATCCGGTGAAGATCATGTTGAAGAGATCAATAATCATGTAGATTTCACATGCTTTGCTCATCGCATTTTTGAAACACTCAAG GCCATTGAAAGCGTTATGATTGCTGCCCCTATGGCATTGGTGCGGAAAAAAGCATTTGCTGCTTTGAAAAAG GTTATTTCAATGGTGCCATCATCCCAGAGATTTGACATCTTACATGGTCTTGTAAACAATAGTACATCTCCAGCTTTG ACTGCAATTCTCCTTGATCTAGTGAGGCAGGAAGTTTCGAGAGAGAGTCGCCAAGCTGACAATGATTGTATTGAAGACGAAGGATTTCGAGGTAATGGGTTACCGCGCTGGGCATCTCATGCACTTGAGTTAGTTGAGCTGATTTTGAGGCCTCCAGAAGGTGGTCCTCCTTGCCTTCCTGATCACAGTGAACAG GTAATATCAGCTCTAAACTTGCTAAGATTTATTCTGATAATAGATTCAAGAG GACAAAGATCTGCAAAATTGTTTCGGAAAGAGACATTGCACAAGGTGCACTCGGAGTGGCTGACCCCATTAAGACCAATCGCGGAGCAAATTCAGTTGGAAAATGAAAAGGATGCTGATGAGATTACAAAACAAATAGTGTGCATGTTAAATCTTGTTCAACTGGTGCTATACCGCTGCATCGAGTTGGTGGAGGAAAAGATGAAAGGCTGCTAA
- the LOC100191395 gene encoding aberrant root formation protein 4-like isoform X4, translating into MNAVEPSAAAIAEDPITPAASAAPYPGRLREALTALSEACESGNFNASETASFTISDILDTAAGVSGELDDGSDDSQDASRSGASEVLLREVLEFLSRPSSISNQMALDALSLVLPKPVAKLGARMGRCRDVAAAILKFFVTNCNPRDMLSILCEALDAPMELPNGLSSFVLLLDALAKVFTLIQRRHIEQVKVALPVVLKVMHATVSECVEEHGSAAVDLFNAAHGVGKAIQEMCISMFNKNKDLCAILGLYSLQNIALVSRSRQQDILSACGSVVFQSFRFLKTSGFTYRGLLTGSDVTAATVELSKEEDADFMEHFSFAMDGAALSVVWTLMHDDKDMSKYAGEELELAVKEVQGNHMEKWEAINMLKYVLSSIHYPWIIKSHSLNLMLILSGEDHVEEINNHVDFTCFAHRIFETLKAIESVMIAAPMALVRKKAFAALKKVISMVPSSQRFDILHGLVNNSTSPALTAILLDLVRQEVSRESRQADNDCIEDEGFRGNGLPRWASHALELVELILRPPEGGPPCLPDHSEQDKDLQNCFGKRHCTRCTRSG; encoded by the exons ATGAACGCCGTCGAACCCTCCGCCGCCGCCATCGCCGAAGACCCCATTACTCCGGCCGCCTCCGCAGCCCCGTACCCTGGCCGCCTCCGCGAAGCACTTACCGCCCTTTCCGAG GCTTGCGAGTCCGGCAACTTCAATGCTTCCGAAACCGCCTCCTTCACCATCTCCGACATTCTTGACACCGCAGCCGGCGTAAGTGGCGAGCTCGATGACGGGAGCGACGACAGCCAAGACGCGTCGAGGTCAGGGGCCTCCGAAGTGCTGCTTCGCGAGGTGCTCGAGTTCCTCTCTCGCCCGTCATCGATCTCGAACCAG ATGGCCCTTGACGCGCTCTCGCTTGTGCTTCCCAAACCCGTGGCGAAGCTAGGGGCTCGAATGGGGAGATGCCGGGATGTTGCCGCAGCTATCCTAAAGTTCTTCGTGACGAATTGCAATCCGAGGGACATGCTCTCCATCCTCTGTGAG GCATTAGATGCACCAATGGAGCTACCAAATGGCTTATCCAGTTTTGTTCTTCTACTCGATGCACTTGCTAAAG TGTTTACTTTAATTCAGAGGCGACATATCGAGCAAGTAAAGGTGGCACTGCCCGTTGTACTTAAAGTTATGCATGCTACTGTATCAGAATGTGTTGAGGAACATGGAAGTGCTGCTGTTGATCTTTTCAATGCAGCACATGGTGTTGGCAAGGCCATTCAAGAAATGTGCATATCAATG TTCAACAAAAACAAAGATCTCTGTGCAATTCTTGGTTTATACTCCCTTCAGAATATA GCTCTTGTATCACGAAGCAGACAGCAGGATATTCTCTCTGCTTGTGGTTCAGTTGTTTTTCAGAGTTTCAGATTTCTTAAAACTAGTGGATTCACCTATCGTGGCCTACTAACTGGCAGTGATGTCACAGCTGCAACGGTTGAACTTTCCAAAG AGGAAGATGCTGATTTTATGGAGCATTTTTCCTTTGCTATGGATGGTGCAGCACTTTCAG TTGTGTGGACACTTATGCATGATGATAAAGATATGTCAAAGTATGCTGGAGAAGAGTTGGAATTAGCAGTAAAGGAAGTTCAGGGCAACCATATGGAAAAATGGGAAGCAATTAACATGCTTAAATATGTCCTATCCTCAATTCATTACCCATGGATAATCAAATCCCACAGTTTAAACTTAATGCTGATTCTATCCGGTGAAGATCATGTTGAAGAGATCAATAATCATGTAGATTTCACATGCTTTGCTCATCGCATTTTTGAAACACTCAAG GCCATTGAAAGCGTTATGATTGCTGCCCCTATGGCATTGGTGCGGAAAAAAGCATTTGCTGCTTTGAAAAAG GTTATTTCAATGGTGCCATCATCCCAGAGATTTGACATCTTACATGGTCTTGTAAACAATAGTACATCTCCAGCTTTG ACTGCAATTCTCCTTGATCTAGTGAGGCAGGAAGTTTCGAGAGAGAGTCGCCAAGCTGACAATGATTGTATTGAAGACGAAGGATTTCGAGGTAATGGGTTACCGCGCTGGGCATCTCATGCACTTGAGTTAGTTGAGCTGATTTTGAGGCCTCCAGAAGGTGGTCCTCCTTGCCTTCCTGATCACAGTGAACAG GACAAAGATCTGCAAAATTGTTTCGGAAAGAGACATTGCACAAGGTGCACTCGGAGTGGCTGA
- the LOC100191395 gene encoding aberrant root formation protein 4-like isoform X7 yields the protein MHQWSYQMAYPVLFFYSMHLLKRRHIEQVKVALPVVLKVMHATVSECVEEHGSAAVDLFNAAHGVGKAIQEMCISMFNKNKDLCAILGLYSLQNIALVSRSRQQDILSACGSVVFQSFRFLKTSGFTYRGLLTGSDVTAATVELSKEEDADFMEHFSFAMDGAALSVVWTLMHDDKDMSKYAGEELELAVKEVQGNHMEKWEAINMLKYVLSSIHYPWIIKSHSLNLMLILSGEDHVEEINNHVDFTCFAHRIFETLKAIESVMIAAPMALVRKKAFAALKKVISMVPSSQRFDILHGLVNNSTSPALTAILLDLVRQEVSRESRQADNDCIEDEGFRGNGLPRWASHALELVELILRPPEGGPPCLPDHSEQVISALNLLRFILIIDSRGQRSAKLFRKETLHKVHSEWLTPLRPIAEQIQLENEKDADEITKQIVCMLNLVQLVLYRCIELVEEKMKGC from the exons ATGCACCAATGGAGCTACCAAATGGCTTATCCAGTTTTGTTCTTCTACTCGATGCACTTGCTAAAG AGGCGACATATCGAGCAAGTAAAGGTGGCACTGCCCGTTGTACTTAAAGTTATGCATGCTACTGTATCAGAATGTGTTGAGGAACATGGAAGTGCTGCTGTTGATCTTTTCAATGCAGCACATGGTGTTGGCAAGGCCATTCAAGAAATGTGCATATCAATG TTCAACAAAAACAAAGATCTCTGTGCAATTCTTGGTTTATACTCCCTTCAGAATATA GCTCTTGTATCACGAAGCAGACAGCAGGATATTCTCTCTGCTTGTGGTTCAGTTGTTTTTCAGAGTTTCAGATTTCTTAAAACTAGTGGATTCACCTATCGTGGCCTACTAACTGGCAGTGATGTCACAGCTGCAACGGTTGAACTTTCCAAAG AGGAAGATGCTGATTTTATGGAGCATTTTTCCTTTGCTATGGATGGTGCAGCACTTTCAG TTGTGTGGACACTTATGCATGATGATAAAGATATGTCAAAGTATGCTGGAGAAGAGTTGGAATTAGCAGTAAAGGAAGTTCAGGGCAACCATATGGAAAAATGGGAAGCAATTAACATGCTTAAATATGTCCTATCCTCAATTCATTACCCATGGATAATCAAATCCCACAGTTTAAACTTAATGCTGATTCTATCCGGTGAAGATCATGTTGAAGAGATCAATAATCATGTAGATTTCACATGCTTTGCTCATCGCATTTTTGAAACACTCAAG GCCATTGAAAGCGTTATGATTGCTGCCCCTATGGCATTGGTGCGGAAAAAAGCATTTGCTGCTTTGAAAAAG GTTATTTCAATGGTGCCATCATCCCAGAGATTTGACATCTTACATGGTCTTGTAAACAATAGTACATCTCCAGCTTTG ACTGCAATTCTCCTTGATCTAGTGAGGCAGGAAGTTTCGAGAGAGAGTCGCCAAGCTGACAATGATTGTATTGAAGACGAAGGATTTCGAGGTAATGGGTTACCGCGCTGGGCATCTCATGCACTTGAGTTAGTTGAGCTGATTTTGAGGCCTCCAGAAGGTGGTCCTCCTTGCCTTCCTGATCACAGTGAACAG GTAATATCAGCTCTAAACTTGCTAAGATTTATTCTGATAATAGATTCAAGAG GACAAAGATCTGCAAAATTGTTTCGGAAAGAGACATTGCACAAGGTGCACTCGGAGTGGCTGACCCCATTAAGACCAATCGCGGAGCAAATTCAGTTGGAAAATGAAAAGGATGCTGATGAGATTACAAAACAAATAGTGTGCATGTTAAATCTTGTTCAACTGGTGCTATACCGCTGCATCGAGTTGGTGGAGGAAAAGATGAAAGGCTGCTAA